From a single Planctellipticum variicoloris genomic region:
- a CDS encoding DUF3472 domain-containing protein, with product MGRTSADRAIFGLLVGFLALWHSTVVADEGLKGVACRSVHLGFDAPAGTAFYNEVTIEKSAPGSFFMVCGWDQGYFGLQELADGKKLAIFSVWDSENNDPQATPEERRVQVVYNDPAVRAGRFGNEGSGGQSFFPFDWQTGVTYRCLLTSRIDAARTEYSGFLYLPKEETWRRLVTFSAPNGGKPLRGCYCFLEDFRRNRVSATQIREARFGNGWVRSTNGNWLAIGRARFTADANPVLNIDAGLRQEGFFLATGGETVNSGAKLKDWIELTESADERRLPADLPVLPR from the coding sequence ATGGGCCGGACCAGTGCAGATCGAGCGATTTTCGGTCTTCTGGTCGGTTTTCTGGCTCTGTGGCATTCTACGGTCGTTGCAGATGAAGGTCTGAAGGGCGTCGCCTGTCGATCGGTCCATCTGGGCTTCGATGCTCCCGCGGGCACGGCGTTCTACAACGAAGTCACGATCGAGAAGTCGGCCCCGGGCTCGTTCTTCATGGTCTGCGGGTGGGATCAGGGATACTTCGGCCTCCAGGAACTGGCGGACGGTAAGAAACTGGCGATTTTTTCCGTCTGGGATTCCGAAAACAACGATCCGCAGGCGACGCCGGAAGAACGCCGGGTGCAGGTGGTCTACAACGATCCCGCCGTCCGGGCCGGGCGCTTTGGCAACGAAGGGAGCGGCGGACAGTCGTTCTTTCCGTTCGACTGGCAGACGGGCGTGACGTATCGCTGTCTGCTGACCAGCCGCATCGATGCTGCTCGGACGGAATACTCCGGGTTCCTGTACCTGCCCAAAGAGGAGACGTGGCGGCGGCTGGTGACGTTCTCGGCGCCAAACGGCGGCAAGCCATTGCGGGGCTGCTACTGTTTTCTCGAAGATTTCCGCCGGAACCGGGTCTCGGCGACGCAAATCCGCGAAGCTCGATTTGGCAACGGCTGGGTCCGCAGCACGAATGGAAACTGGCTGGCGATCGGGCGGGCTCGGTTTACGGCCGACGCCAACCCGGTCCTCAACATCGACGCCGGGCTGCGGCAAGAGGGATTTTTCCTCGCCACTGGGGGCGAGACGGTCAACAGCGGTGCGAAGCTGAAGGACTGGATCGAGCTGACAGAATCGGCTGACGAACGTCGGCTCCCCGCCGATCTCCCCGTGCTTCCCCGCTGA